A genomic window from Triticum urartu cultivar G1812 chromosome 7, Tu2.1, whole genome shotgun sequence includes:
- the LOC125523925 gene encoding aspartic proteinase nepenthesin-1-like, which yields MAPRRSSAVAVTLVAWLLMLQVLVLSPVPAAAAPARISPGAFKQVYTFLFKKAAKSGTTALIKKRRGSRNGDQLGSAAADNAGYVVLYNVSIGATATATQQNNVSGVVDVLNDFVWTTQCPAAPLSVPCGSQTCRSVTNTTDACGGGNTSVNASCGYVYMYGQGINTTGFLANETVGVGSIAGRALLGCSAANSTVPLDGESAGIGFNRGPLSLVSQLGISRFSYFLATDEPGSSDSESVVLLGDAAVPQTKSSRSMPMLRSTVFPNFYYVKLTSIQIDGVALSGIPAGAFDLAADGSSGGVVISTLSPVTLLQAAAYDAVRQALVRKVKSEPVNGSALAGGAFDLCYNAQSVAALTFPKIKLVFGGGDAPAIELTTVHYFYKDNVTGLQCLTMLPTPAGVPFGSVLGSMVQAGTNMIYDVGGETLTLEEGTAAPAPSQLSLMAIASVLFAWVLLF from the coding sequence ATGGCGCCAAGAAGGAGCAGCGCAGTGGCCGTCACGCTGGTAGCTTGGCTACTTATGCTCCAGGTACTAGTCCTGTCGCCGGTGCCTGctgcggcggcgccggcgaggatCTCTCCGGGGGCCTTCAAGCAGGTGTACACCTTCTTGTTCAAAAAGGCGGCCAAGTCGGGCACGACTGCGCTGATCAAGAAGCGACGCGGCAGCCGCAACGGCGACCAGCTGGGTAGCGCGGCCGCCGACAACGCCGGCTACGTCGTCCTCTACAACGTCTCCAttggggcgacggcgacggcgacgcaGCAGAACAACGTCTCCGGCGTTGTGGACGTCCTCAATGACTTCGTCTGGACCACGCAGTGCCCGGCAGCGCCGCTCAGCGTCCCATGCGGCAGCCAGACGTGCCGGAGCGTGACCAACACCACCGATGCCTGCGGTGGCGGCAACACCAGCGTCAATGCCAGCTGCGGGTACGTCTACATGTACGGGCAGGGGATCAACACCACCGGCTTCCTCGCCAACGAGACGGTCGGCGTGGGGAGCATCGCCGGCCGCGCGTTGTTGGGGTGCAGCGCCGCTAACAGCACGGTGCCCCTCGACGGCGAGTCCGCCGGCATCGGGTTCAACAGGGGGCCACTCTCCCTCGTGTCGCAGCTCGGCATCTCCCGCTTCTCCTACTTCCTGGCAACCGACGAACCTGGGAGTTCCGACTCCGAGAGCGTCGTGCTCCTCGGCGACGCCGCCGTGCCGCAGACCAAAAGCAGCCGCTCCATGCCGATGCTCCGGAGCACCGTGTTCCCTAACTTCTACTACGTCAAGCTCACCTCCATACAGATCGACGGCGTGGCCCTGAGCGGCATTCCCGCGGGGGCGTTCGACCTCGCAGCCGACGGCAGCTCCGGCGGGGTGGTGATCAGCACGCTCTCCCCCGTCACGCTCCTCCAGGCGGCAGCCTACGATGCGGTGAGGCAGGCCTTGGTGAGGAAGGTCAAGTCGGAGCCCGTGAACGGCTCCGCGCTCGCCGGCGGCGCCTTTGACCTATGCTACAACGCGCAGTCCGTGGCGGCGCTGACGTTCCCGAAGATTAAGCTGGTGTTCGGCGGCGGGGATGCGCCGGCCATTGAGCTCACGACGGTGCACTACTTCTACAAGGACAACGTCACCGGGCTGCAGTGCCTCACCATGCTGCCGACGCCGGCAGGTGTACCATTCGGCTCTGTCCTGGGAAGCATGGTGCAGGCGGGCACCAACATGATCTACGACGTCGGCGGTGAGACGCTGACGCTAGAGGAGGGCACGGCGGCGCCGGCGCCCTCCCAGTTATCGCTCATGGCGATAGCCTCTGTGCTCTTTGCTTGGGTACTCCTCTTCTAA